From one Bacteroides eggerthii genomic stretch:
- a CDS encoding SusC/RagA family TonB-linked outer membrane protein translates to MKTLYIYIILMLLLPFFSESNIYAQKRSKQYSEIKAKVVDKEGNPIQSVRITVDEGIFESSTDKQGKFSLKVTDNSTLVFDVPGFEPQYLGVSVIKQNPVVVMEKSIPYGGVKDEVELPFRKTIAREIVGATSTIDEDAISSSNQMNVLNILSGKAPGLNVSQVPTEPGRSATVLNIRGLSRSATDNAPLIIIDGIERPLEDLTPEEIESITVLKDATSKILYGPKAVNGVLLVKTKRGIKYKRDRQFNIEFGAQTPVRMPEYLNSADYATMYNQARINDGLSPYYTQTDIDGYRMGTNPVLYPDVDFHKLCLNDHMSYRKAIAQFRGGNESAQYYVNATYAGYGGYEAVGKNNTSNKFNLRVNLDYKVNDWLKAFVDIAGQMEFYTTNYMSADKLFSRLSSHRPNAYPIKFSDPGNPGTEIYGAMENANLSSSRENIYAEMALGGSKENTVRKGQTNIGFDLSLDRYVKGLSAKAYVTFDVYNYLVVGKNENFSSYRPIFNENSLIGKELLTVEKKVSDKSRIADQMYRNYGYFGQLSYDRTFQAKHQLKSDLVIFQSRRENLGSSQDDVNRTFALRTNYVYNKKWIAELDMAVMGSSRFTKGNRYGYFPTVGVAWIASEEKFLKDKEWLDFLKIKASTGLLGTDNYFDFFLFESRWNTSQSTHFGPKLEEDVNTSTLVHVGNPDLTWEKSFEINIGAEASFLNCLTADFNYFNNYRYDILTPTTSFSSINGGELMYRNYGSVRNQGVELALEYSGNIGKLHYSIGGNTIWSKAVYEKTDDMEGLSSNRKKEGKPVDTRFGLIAEGLFKSGDEIAAHPVQDFGPVQIGDVKYANINNDHHINENDMLPIGNEYPRFQFGLNINLAYKGFELSLSGSGMAQYDIYLNNSYYWMREDQKYSTFVKNYFNPSTGEGKFPRLTTQQNQNNYRSSSLWMRSGNFFKLRDAMLSYSLPQNITNKMTLKQVKLFVRGSNLFTISSIKDLDPEYIDAGVTGYPFFRSFTGGINVVF, encoded by the coding sequence ATGAAAACATTATATATATACATTATTCTGATGCTTCTACTGCCATTCTTTTCGGAAAGTAACATTTATGCACAAAAAAGAAGCAAACAATATTCTGAGATAAAGGCAAAAGTTGTCGATAAAGAAGGAAATCCGATTCAATCAGTAAGAATAACTGTTGATGAAGGTATTTTTGAATCGTCCACAGACAAACAGGGAAAATTTTCTTTGAAAGTAACTGATAACAGTACATTAGTTTTTGATGTGCCTGGATTTGAACCACAATATTTGGGAGTATCTGTAATCAAGCAGAATCCTGTAGTAGTAATGGAAAAATCGATTCCTTATGGAGGAGTGAAAGATGAAGTTGAACTGCCATTCCGGAAAACCATAGCAAGAGAAATTGTGGGTGCTACATCAACTATAGATGAGGATGCTATTTCTAGTTCCAATCAAATGAATGTATTAAATATACTTTCTGGCAAAGCCCCTGGTTTAAATGTTTCACAAGTACCAACTGAGCCTGGGCGTTCTGCTACTGTACTTAATATACGAGGTTTATCTCGTTCAGCAACGGATAATGCTCCATTAATTATCATTGATGGCATTGAACGTCCTCTAGAAGATTTGACTCCAGAAGAAATAGAATCAATTACTGTATTGAAAGATGCTACTTCTAAAATATTATATGGCCCCAAGGCAGTAAATGGTGTACTGTTGGTAAAAACTAAAAGAGGAATAAAATATAAAAGGGATCGTCAATTTAATATTGAATTTGGAGCACAAACTCCTGTGCGTATGCCTGAATATTTAAATTCGGCTGATTATGCAACCATGTATAATCAGGCAAGAATTAATGATGGTTTATCACCTTACTATACTCAGACTGATATTGATGGTTATCGTATGGGAACCAATCCGGTGCTTTATCCGGATGTTGATTTTCATAAGCTGTGCTTGAACGATCATATGAGTTATAGAAAAGCAATAGCACAGTTCCGTGGTGGAAATGAATCTGCTCAATATTATGTAAATGCGACCTATGCTGGTTATGGTGGATATGAGGCTGTTGGCAAAAACAATACTTCCAATAAATTCAATTTGCGAGTGAATCTTGATTACAAGGTAAATGATTGGTTGAAAGCGTTTGTTGATATTGCTGGACAAATGGAATTTTACACAACTAACTATATGTCAGCTGATAAACTTTTTTCTCGTTTATCCTCGCATAGACCGAACGCTTATCCCATAAAATTCAGTGATCCTGGAAATCCGGGTACCGAAATTTATGGTGCTATGGAGAATGCTAATCTTTCTTCGTCGCGCGAGAATATATATGCTGAGATGGCATTAGGTGGCTCTAAAGAAAATACAGTCAGAAAAGGGCAAACTAATATTGGCTTTGATTTAAGTCTGGATAGGTATGTTAAAGGATTGAGTGCTAAGGCTTATGTAACATTTGACGTTTATAATTATTTAGTGGTAGGTAAAAATGAGAATTTTTCTTCATATCGTCCTATTTTTAATGAAAATAGTTTGATAGGGAAAGAACTGCTTACTGTAGAAAAGAAAGTGTCTGATAAAAGTAGAATTGCAGACCAAATGTATCGTAACTATGGTTACTTTGGCCAATTGAGTTATGATCGTACGTTTCAAGCAAAGCACCAATTAAAATCTGATTTAGTGATATTCCAAAGTAGACGGGAAAACTTAGGCTCTTCACAGGATGATGTGAACAGAACTTTTGCACTTCGTACAAATTATGTGTACAATAAAAAATGGATTGCAGAATTGGATATGGCAGTAATGGGTAGTTCCCGTTTTACAAAGGGAAATCGCTATGGTTATTTCCCAACAGTGGGAGTTGCCTGGATTGCTTCAGAAGAAAAATTCTTAAAAGATAAAGAATGGCTTGATTTCTTGAAAATAAAAGCTAGTACGGGATTATTGGGAACTGATAACTATTTTGATTTCTTCTTGTTTGAGTCTCGTTGGAATACTAGTCAAAGCACACACTTTGGTCCAAAACTGGAGGAAGATGTCAATACATCGACGTTGGTACATGTGGGAAATCCGGATTTAACATGGGAAAAGTCATTTGAAATTAATATTGGAGCAGAAGCCTCATTCTTGAATTGTTTGACTGCAGACTTTAACTATTTTAATAATTATCGTTATGACATTCTTACTCCTACTACTTCATTCAGTTCCATAAATGGAGGTGAATTGATGTATAGGAACTATGGAAGTGTACGCAATCAGGGGGTAGAATTGGCTTTGGAATATTCGGGTAATATTGGGAAACTTCATTATTCAATAGGTGGAAATACTATATGGAGTAAGGCTGTATATGAGAAAACTGATGATATGGAAGGTTTATCTTCAAACCGTAAAAAAGAGGGTAAGCCGGTTGATACTCGTTTTGGACTGATAGCTGAAGGGCTCTTCAAAAGTGGAGATGAAATTGCAGCACATCCAGTGCAAGATTTCGGTCCTGTACAGATTGGTGATGTAAAGTATGCAAATATAAATAATGATCATCATATTAATGAGAACGATATGTTGCCAATAGGCAACGAATATCCACGTTTTCAATTTGGGCTGAACATTAATCTGGCATATAAAGGTTTTGAGCTTTCTCTATCAGGTTCAGGTATGGCACAATATGACATCTATCTGAACAACTCATATTATTGGATGAGGGAAGATCAAAAGTATTCCACATTTGTTAAGAATTATTTTAACCCGTCTACCGGTGAAGGTAAATTCCCGAGACTTACTACACAGCAAAACCAAAATAACTATCGTTCTTCTTCTTTGTGGATGCGTAGTGGAAACTTTTTCAAATTACGCGATGCAATGTTGAGTTATTCATTACCTCAGAACATAACGAATAAGATGACATTAAAGCAAGTGAAGCTATTTGTAAGGGGATCTAATTTATTCACTATTTCTTCGATAAAAGACCTAGATCCAGAGTATATCGATGCAGGTGTAACCGGATATCCTTTCTTCCGTTCGTTTACTGGGGGAATTAATGTTGTATTCTAA